Below is a window of Deltaproteobacteria bacterium DNA.
ATTTTGCCGGTGCGGTGCCGTCGGCGATGGAGCAACTCACCGACCTTGCCGGCGTGGGACGCAAGACCGCCAATGTCATTCGCGGCCACGCCTTCGGCATTCCGGGCATCGCCGTCGACACCCACTGCCGGCGGCTGTCGCGCCGCTTGGGCCTGACGCGCCAACAGGACCCGGCTAAGATTGAACAGGATCTGGCGCGGATTCTTGCGCCTCAGCAGTGGACCGGCTTCTCGCACCGGTTGATTATCCATGGCCGGCGTGTCTGCTACGCGCGCAAGCCCAACTGCGCCGGTTGCACGCTTGGCGATCTCTGTCCGGCCAAAACCTGATGGGCGACGGCTAAGATCGGTTGAGGGCGCCGAATCTTTAGCGTTTGGGTCAAGTTTTATGGTTATTCAGCGGTGCGCGGATAATCCGGCAAGATTTGTCTTGCCACTGTCGCGTCGGAAAATTACAATGCGGTTCTGACCCATGACTGGACTAGCATGAACGGCGGAAGGTAACTGAATGGCGCAAGTGAAATGTCCCAACTGTTCGCGGCAATTTGTTCGGCGCGTGTCGATTGTCGGCTCGGCCGAAACGTTGCTTGGGGTTTTCTTTATCTACCCGTTTCGCTGCCAGCTCTGCGGCGTGCGTTTCCGCATGCCGCAGTGGGGTGTGCGCTATGTTCGCGTGCCGGAAGACAAGCGCGAATATGATCGTCTGACGACCAGTTTCCCTTTGATCTTTCACGCCAACAATATGACCGGCCAAGGCTTGTCGATGGAAGTTTCCATGGGCGGCTGCAGCTTCAGCTCGACGATGCAGCTGGCGAGCGGTACGGTTTTGCAAATGTCGCTGCAGGTGGCCGACTCGGTGAGCCCCATCGTCGTCGACGCCGCGGTTGTGTGCTATACGCGCGAGCGCTTGATCGGCGTCGAGTTTCTCCAATGGCAGGAAAGCGAGCGGGATCGTTTGCAGCTTTTCGTGCGCGGCCTGCTGATCAGCCAACAACAGCGCGCGGCTTAATCTTCCGATCCAATCAATTCGGCGCTAATTCTCGGCGCCGGTACTGGAGCGCGGCGGCGACGGCAAATAGGCCGATGCCGATCATATCCTCGAGCAAACTCGGATAGACCAGCACCAACCCCGCGGCGATCAGCAGCAATCTTTCGATTTTTGTCGTTGCCACTTTCAACCAACCGGTAAAGCCCGCCGCCAATGCGACCAAGCCGATGGCGGCGGTGGTCGTGGTCCAGATAATATTTTCCCAATTACCTTTGAGCAGCAGGCCGACGCCGTCGGGATGGAGGGTGAACATGAACGGCACTAAGAACGCCGGCAGAGTGTATTTCCACGCCATCATCGTCGTCTTATACGGATTGCCTCCCGTGATCGCCGCGGCGGCGAAGGGCGCCAGCGCGGTGGGCGGCGAGACTTCGGAGAGCACGGCGTAATAAAAAATAAACATGTGGGCGGCGTATTCCGGAATGCCCAGCTTGATCATCGCCGGCGCGGTGATGACCGCGGCGATGATGTAAGAGGCCGTGACCGGCACGGCGAGGCCCAAAACCCACAGCGCCAACGCGGTGTAGAGCACGGTGAGAAATAAATTGTTGCCGGCGAGGGAGAGAATGATCAGGGAAAATTTCAAGCCGAGACCGGTAAGCGTGACCACGCCGACGATGATGCCGGCGGTCGCGCAGGTCGACGCCACCGACAAGACATCCAACGTGCCTTTCTCCAACATCTGCCACAAGCGCGTCGGCGAAAGCGCGGTGTCGCGGCGCAAATAACTCAATGCCACGCTGACCAAGCAGGCATAGGCAACCGACAAGATCGCCGTATAGCCCCACATCATGAAGCCAACGATGGCGAACAACGAGATGAAATGAAAACCGTATTTGCGCGTCAAGCTCCAGCAGTTGTCGCCCTCGACCTGGATCGGCTTGGCGCCGAATTTTCGCGCGTCGAGCTCGACCATGGCGAAGATCGACCAGTAGTAAAGCAGCGTCGGGATCGTCGCCATGGCGAGCACTTCGAGATAGGACACTTTTAAAAACTCAGCGATCAAAAATGCCGCGGCGCCGAGCACCGG
It encodes the following:
- a CDS encoding PilZ domain-containing protein → MAQVKCPNCSRQFVRRVSIVGSAETLLGVFFIYPFRCQLCGVRFRMPQWGVRYVRVPEDKREYDRLTTSFPLIFHANNMTGQGLSMEVSMGGCSFSSTMQLASGTVLQMSLQVADSVSPIVVDAAVVCYTRERLIGVEFLQWQESERDRLQLFVRGLLISQQQRAA
- a CDS encoding TRAP transporter fused permease subunit — encoded protein: MSEDSIDPARLEATQQFVQEEEGPRRQLKGVAGKITSTLAVLTSLLFLYWAWVSVTAQVLRLVFLGLALVLSFLIYPARAKGQHGGVPWHDWLLVAASIAAVGYPLWDFEEFIYRAALPTPRDQIFGALTMLLVLEATRRTTGWILPLVALSFLAYASFGAYLPPPWTHQGYQLDRLVGHMYVTLEGIFGVPLDVAATFIILFTIYGAVLEFSKAGEFYVNFSLAATGGKPAAAGRTVTLASFLLGGPSGSGVATTVTLSSVAWPLLAKAGYDKESAGGLLAAGGIGAIISPPVLGAAAFLIAEFLKVSYLEVLAMATIPTLLYYWSIFAMVELDARKFGAKPIQVEGDNCWSLTRKYGFHFISLFAIVGFMMWGYTAILSVAYACLVSVALSYLRRDTALSPTRLWQMLEKGTLDVLSVASTCATAGIIVGVVTLTGLGLKFSLIILSLAGNNLFLTVLYTALALWVLGLAVPVTASYIIAAVITAPAMIKLGIPEYAAHMFIFYYAVLSEVSPPTALAPFAAAAITGGNPYKTTMMAWKYTLPAFLVPFMFTLHPDGVGLLLKGNWENIIWTTTTAAIGLVALAAGFTGWLKVATTKIERLLLIAAGLVLVYPSLLEDMIGIGLFAVAAALQYRRRELAPN